GTTTGACGAGGACGCCCGCACCGCCTCCCGGGAGCTGGATTTGACCCTTACTTCCCGGGACCACGGCAAGCACGCAAAGCCCGCCGAGGAGCGGATTCCCATGTGCGGGATTCCCTATCACGCAAGCGAGGCCTATATCGCCCGCTTGATTGCCAAGGGCTACAAGGTGGCCATCTGTGAGCAGATGGAGGACCCCGCCACTGCCAAGGGTCTTGTTAAGCGGGATATCATCCGCGTCATCACCCCCGGCACCGTCACCGACGCCGCGTGCCTGGACGACAAGTCCTCCAACTTCCTCTGCGGCATCTACCTCGACGAGCGCTCCGCGGCGGCGGCCTTCTGCGACGTCACCACCGGCAAGGCCCACCTGACCGCCTTTTCCGGTGATGAGCGGGTGGAGCATATCATCAACGAGCTGGGCCGCTTCTCCCCCGCCGAGGCCATCTTGAACGACGGCGCCTGGGCGGAGTCCCGGCTGCTGGAAACCCTGCGGGAGAAGTTCCACTGCCGGGTGGAGCGGGGCGGCGAGCGGCGCTTTCTCCTGGCTGACGCGGAAAAGAGCATCCGCCGCCAGTTTGGCGAGGAGGCGTTGAAGCGCCTGCCCGCCGGGAATCCGGCGGCGGCCATGGCCATAGGAGGGCTTCTCAGCTACCTCTACGAGACCCAGAAAACGGACCTCAGCCACATCAACGACCTGGACTATTACGAACAGGGCGTGTTTTTGGAGCTGGACCTGACCGCCCGCCGGAACCTGGAGCTGACGGAGACCTTGCGGAACAAGGAGAAGAAGGGGAGCCTCCTCTGGGTGCTGGACAAGACCAAAACCCCCATGGGTGGGCGGTGCTTAAGGAGCTGGCTGGAGCGGCCCCTGCTCTCCGTCACGGCCATCAACCGTCGTTCCAGCGCGGTTGCGGCGCTGGTGGAGGCCACCATCGCCCGGGAGGAGCTGAGCGCCGCCATGACGGGCCTGGGCGACATGGAGCGGCTTCTCGGCCGCATCGTCTACGGCACCGCCGGCGGGCGGGACATGGCGTCCCTCCGGGCGGCCATGGAACGGCTGCCGGAGATCAAGGCCCAGCTCGCCTCCGTGAAGGACCGCCGCCTGGGAGAGCTGGCGGCGGAGCTGGACGTGCTGGAAGACCTCCGGGACCGGATTGCCCGGACCATCTGCGACGAGCCGCCCTTCTCCGTCCGGGAGGGGGGCTTCATCCGGGACGGCTTTGACCAGGAGGTGGACCGTCTGCGGCACATCCTCCAGGGGGGCAAGGGCGTCATTCCGGAGATGGAGGCCCGGGAGAAGGAGAAAACCGGCATCCGGACGCTGAAAATCGGCTATAACAAGGTCTTCGGATACTACATCGAGGTCAGCAATTCGTTTAAAGATCAGGTGCCGGACACCTACATCCGCAAACAGACCCTGGTCAACGGCGAGCGCTTCATTACCCAAGAACTCAAGGACTTGGAGCACGAGATTCTCACCGCCTCGGAGCGGGTGGTGGCGCTGGAGTACCAGCTCTTTACCGCCTTGCGGGAGGAGATCTCCGCCGCCGCGGTGCGCATTCAGAAAACCGCCGCCGCGGTAGCGGAACTGGA
This genomic window from Pusillibacter faecalis contains:
- the mutS gene encoding DNA mismatch repair protein MutS; protein product: MAELTPMMRQYLEIKKDNPDSILFFRLGDFYEMFDEDARTASRELDLTLTSRDHGKHAKPAEERIPMCGIPYHASEAYIARLIAKGYKVAICEQMEDPATAKGLVKRDIIRVITPGTVTDAACLDDKSSNFLCGIYLDERSAAAAFCDVTTGKAHLTAFSGDERVEHIINELGRFSPAEAILNDGAWAESRLLETLREKFHCRVERGGERRFLLADAEKSIRRQFGEEALKRLPAGNPAAAMAIGGLLSYLYETQKTDLSHINDLDYYEQGVFLELDLTARRNLELTETLRNKEKKGSLLWVLDKTKTPMGGRCLRSWLERPLLSVTAINRRSSAVAALVEATIAREELSAAMTGLGDMERLLGRIVYGTAGGRDMASLRAAMERLPEIKAQLASVKDRRLGELAAELDVLEDLRDRIARTICDEPPFSVREGGFIRDGFDQEVDRLRHILQGGKGVIPEMEAREKEKTGIRTLKIGYNKVFGYYIEVSNSFKDQVPDTYIRKQTLVNGERFITQELKDLEHEILTASERVVALEYQLFTALREEISAAAVRIQKTAAAVAELDALVSFAAVAVRNNYCRPDVDESGVIEIQEGRHPVVERVLKDSLFVPNHTFMGEKEERVAIITGPNMAGKSTYMRQVALIVLMAQMGSFVPAAHAHIGVVDRIFTRIGASDDLSAGQSTFMVEMTEVSDILHHATKNSLLILDEIGRGTSTYDGMSIARAVLEYCAEKKRAKTLFATHYHELTELENSLPGTVNYNIAVKARGEEIIFLRKIVPGGADRSYGIEVARLAGLPEKVVQRAKAILKELEAENGVQYVAARRESDQMTLGALGEGEVLDAIRRCQPDTLTPIEAMSLIYEWKQKLQ